One window of the Takifugu rubripes chromosome 13, fTakRub1.2, whole genome shotgun sequence genome contains the following:
- the dmxl2 gene encoding dmX-like protein 2 isoform X3 yields the protein MHLHQVLTGAVNPGDCCYSVGSVNDIPFTAYGSGCDVVILASDFDCVQIIPGAQNGNIQVGCVECSHQLGRIAASYGNTVCIFEPLTINPNKRHKQLNYQWQKTGQFFLDAITYNLAWDPQGNRILAATERLQLWAPPPTDALIEEEDGQLTEDRPHPVLNDWNCIWQCKTAASVHIAKWSPDGEYFATVGKDDCLLKVWYPTTGWRSAVVVQDNADKKPPPVHFSFVYLAHPRSLTGMSWRKTSKYMPKGSVCNVLLTSCEDGVCRLWSETLLPEDSLLGGQISENTQSFSSCLPGLAGNKDKIQHALESIHHLKHLRRGRRRSSALVAHSELLPSQLGTQDAHTHRHIAHHANALCHFHISASINPNTDIPSALADSAVFNPDDGSGGGGFVVHWLNNKDLSFTSSMDLFMLQLRKFSEQQLEQTAEDALEPEGSPMKFDFDLDEMSDKASSEHGEEGEPGEQGSTKASSPGSSSSMPLPSMLLERKMETLIIEWNKSPDMLFTIHPTDGSFLVWHVKYLDEFNQGIFRQVQVSFSTRIPVAFPTGDANSLSKNILMYACTLTEGGNPGHGEQGRMIQRISKSASALGSLGSLALTPSTKCYPGISPAVMMVSKHVDGSLNQWAVTFAECSAFSNVLTVSHKFRYCGHRFHLNDQACHTVLPLLLTSSHHNALLTPPSAPGSLEGEQPPTFPLPKGLPSRKQLRNAATRTFHDPNAIYSELILWRVDHIGPLSCTGGVSELARINSLHTSAFSNVAWLPTLIPSSVLGTYCNSASACFVASDGKNLRLYQAVVDARKLLDELSDPETSKLVGEVFNIVSQQSTARPGCIIELDVITNQCGTNTQLLHVFQEDFILGYKPQEEEVHMPAFPSGEDYQPAPFSEKFFLVVIEKDLNRNSVLQMWHLHLKSVQACVDEQSPDYSFQSQLMVPYQVVNADSSPETSPIRPLPRSASTANLQSASKLILSSKLVYSKRLDLPHGVEVTRATPSAGHLSSSSIYPVCLAPYLIVTTCSDSRVRFWHCAVESDEGYSEDEQDNRVYRWEPWALMNEEEDNNSAVSVSGRPVAVSCSYTGRLAVAFKKPPQGQLHGSAEDFSMHVSIYECESTGGSEWVLEQTLHLDDFTRPSSTLDPRVSVDSNLFVYSRSDLYMSRDHSSPNIKHYVHLDWLSKEDGSHILTVGVGSNILMYGRISGMVNEQTSSKEGVAVITLPLGGSIKQGIRSRWILLRSIDLLSSVDGTPSLPVSLSWVRDGILVVGMDCEMHVYAQWYQDKKPGVGEEDNLSVDNAGGQTTGSSSVFEGRARSKSVFEGNTVVDEALRAPTGLQEGGLFEAAHSLSPTLPQYHPTQLLELMDLGKVRRAKAILAHLVKCIAGEVAVVRDVEAGEGGARRHLSRTISVTGSTAKDTIVAGRDGGRDYTEINSIPPLPLYSLMLADLDTSYKVGEEAGKGAKVVDGDGSQKSTEDQYSDLFQVQTVTTDDFVNFASDKPEKKSRVINLSQYGPTYFGPEHAQVLSSHLMHSSLPGLTRLEQMFLVALADTVATTSAEVPSSTDQQYTGAEALDECGLRYLLAMRLHTCLLTSLPPLYRMQLLHQGLSTCHFAWAFHSEAEEELLNMIPAMQRGDPQWSELRAVGVGWWIRNINTLRKMVEKLGKAAFQRHNDPLDAALFYLAMKKKAVLWGLFRSQHDEKMTQFFKNNFSEDRWRKAALKNAFSLLGKQRFEQSAAFFLLAGSLKDAIEVLMEKMEDLQLAMIVARLYEADFENSSTCQGLLNEKVLGCNRDGSGYHCSRLHPDPFLRSIAYWITKDYTRALDTLLERIPKEDDENPDVMVKSCNPVVFSFYNYLRTHPLIIRRHFANPDGTATTVGLTAEKSSADEINLIERKLFFTTANAHFKVGCPVLALEVLSKIPKITKKCSSSSMSKASSKTNLNSGKPLENGTQGGVDWGSSAVSAPSWGGNDSGAGFDWSRPVTKAEDDELKLDWGNDKDDDVEDEDEDDGLTMKKPETNDGGSERGGTKLQRENSQGESEVDVIAEQLKFRACLKILMTELRTLATGFEVDGGKLRFQLYSWLEKEIAAMHNICNYKVEGKEEDSGFERFGERTTSVDISDDALENLDVDALERHQLERRRLQAKQQHFERRKAWLRKNQALLRVFLSYCSLHGAKGGGVTSVRMELLFLLQESQQELTVKQLQSPLPLPTTLPLLSACIAPTKTVIANPVLHLSNHIRDILHTITLMEAPPHPDFLDDQVNALHTLAASLSACIYQALCDSHSYSSQTEANQFTGMVYQGLLLSERKRLRTESIEEHITPNSAPAQWPGVTSLISLLTSAREEDQPRLSVLLCEAVVAVYLSLLIHGLGTHSSNELFRLAAHPLNNRMWAAVFGGGAKVIIKPKRPELPPVPPAEDVDRYRRRFNMRMLVPGRPVKESPATPPPVPTDRPTYREKFIPPELSMWDYFVAKPFLPLSDSNALCDSDESGAEEDEDDDDAFLSDTQMTEHSDPNSYSWALIRLVMVKLAHHNIKNFLPLAGLDFTELPVTSPLSNAVIKTLENWEQLLLDRMNKFEGPPPNYINTYPTDLSAGGGPAILRHKAMLEPDNTPFKTKNHQSFPARRLWHFLVKQDVLQETLIRYIFTKKRKQSEVEADLGYPGGKAKIIHKESDIIMAFAINKANSNEIVLASTHDVQEVDVSTLVAVQPFTWIGDDFDKESRSSDDIDHRSSHTNIAQASSVPFAPPQMPVSASMPWLGSGQTSMGASVIMKRNLNNVKRMTSHPVYQYYMTGAQDGSVRMFEWKRPQQLICFRQAGNARVTRLYFNSQGNKCGVADGEGFLSLWQVNQTSSNPKPYLSWQCHSKTCGDFAFITSSSLIATAGQSNDNRNVCLWDTLIPSSNTMVHAFPCHENGATVLQYAPKQQLLITGGRKGFVCVFDIRQRQLLHTFQAHDSAVKALTLDPFEDFFITGSAEGNMKVWKLAGHGLMHSFSSEHAKQSIFRNIGAGVMQVETRPGNRIFTCGADGTLKMRVLPDRYSIPSSLVDVL from the exons atgcaTCTGCACCAGGTGCTGACAGGAGCCGTGAACCCTGGAGACTGCTGCTATTCGGTGGGGAGCGTGAATGACATCCCTTTCACG GCCTACGGTTCCGGCTGTGATGTGGTGATCTTGGCCAGTGACTTTGACTGTGTACAGATTATCCCAGGAGCTCAGAATGGAAACATCCAAGTGGGCTGTGTGGAGTGTTCCCACCAGCTCGGCAGG atcgCTGCATCCTACGGAAACACGGTCTGCATCTTTGAACCTCTGACTATCAACCCAAACAAACGGCACAAG CAACTTAACTATCAGTGGCAAAAGACAGGACAGTTCTTCCTCGATGCCATCACATACAACCTGGCCTGGGACCCGCAAG GGAACCGTATCCTAGCAGCAACAGAGCGGCTTCAGCTGTGGGCTCCACCGCCGACAGATGCCCTgatagaggaggaggatgggcaGCTGACTGAGGACAGGCCCCACCCTGTCCTCAATGATTGGAACTGCATTTGGCAGTGCAA AACTGCTGCATCTGTGCACATTGCCAAGTGGTCTCCTGATGGCGAGTACTTTGCAACAGTTGGAAAG GATGACTGTTTACTTAAAGTGTGGTATCCAACCACGGGCTGGCGTTCAGCAGTGGTGGTCCAGGATAATGCAGATAAAAAGCCTCCTCCAGTTCACTTCTCCTTTGTTTACCTGGCCCACCCTCGCTCGCTCACTGGTATGTCATGGAGGAAGACCAGCAAGTACATGCCCAA GGGTTCAGTGTGCAACGTGCTGCTGACGTCCTGTGAAGATGGCGTGTGTAGGCTGTGGTCTGAGACTCTGCTGCCAGAAGACAGCCTGCTTGGTGGACAGATCTCTGAGAACACACAGTCTTTTAGTTCCTGTCTGCCAGGGCTGGCAGGCAATAAAGACAAGATCCAGCATGCTTTGGAG TCGATTCACCACCTGAAACACCTGCGCCGAGGTCGTCGGCGGTCCTCTGCTCTGGTGGCACATAGCGAGCTGTTGCCCTCTCAGCTTGGCACACAGGACGCACACACGCACCGTCACATTGCTCATCATGCAAACGCCCTGTGCCACTTCCACATCTCTGCCAGTATCAATCCCAATACAG ATATCCCATCAGCGTTGGCTGACTCTGCAGTGTTTAATCCAGATGATGGTAGTGGCGGTGGCGGCTTTGTGGTTCACTGGCTCAATAATAAAGATCTTAGCTTTACTTCCTCAATGGATCTCTTTATGCTGCAACTCCGTAAGTTCTCTGAGCAACAGCTAGAACAGACTGCTGAGGATGCCCTGGAACCTGAAGGATCACCTATGAAGTTTGACTTTG ATCTGGATGAGATGTCTGACAAAGCCTCCTCTGAGCatggtgaggagggggagcctggagagcagGGAAGCACTAAAGCATCCTCCCCTGGGTCCAGCTCCAGCATGCCTTTGCCTTCTATGCTTTTGGAGCGGAAGATGGAAACACTCATCATTGAGTGGAACAAAAGCCCAGACATGCTGTTCACCATCCATCCCACAGACGGATCCTTCCTTGTCTGGCATGTGAAGTACTTGGATGAATTTAACCAGGGTATCTTCAGACAGGTTCAG GTGTCTTTTTCGACTCGCATCCCAGTGGCGTTCCCTACAGGCGACGCCAACTCGCTgagtaaaaacattttaatgtatGCCTGCACTTTGACCGAAGGCGGGAATCCTGGCCACGGAGAACAGGGGAGGATGATCCAGCGCATCTCTAAGTCTGCTTCAGCTTTGGGCAGTCTGGGGTCACTCGCGCTGACCCCTTCTACCAAATGCTACCCTGGCATAAGTCCAGCTGTCATGATGGTGTCCAAACATGTTGACGGATCTCTCAATCAG TGGGCAGTGACATTTGCTGAATGTTCTGCTTTCTCAAACGTGTTAACCGTGTCACACAAGTTTCGTTACTGTGGACACCGTTTTCATTTGAACGACCAAGCCTGCCACACGgtgctgcccctgctgctgaCCTCCTCACACCACAACGCTcttctcacccctccctcagctcctggCAGCCTGGAAGGAGAGCAGCCACCTACCTTCCCCCTTCCGAAAGGACTTCCCAG caGGAAGCAGCTTCGTAATGCAGCTACAAGGACATTCCATGACCCAAATGCCATCTACAGTGAGCTGATCTTGTGGAGAGTGGATCACATTGGGCCTCTATCCTGCACTGGAGGAGTGTCTGAACTGGCTCGTATCAACTCCCTTCACACCTCTGCTTTCAGCAATGTTGCTTGGCTACCGACACTTATTCCCAGCTCTGTACTTG GAACTTACTGTAACAGTGCCAGTGCATGCTTTGTGGCATCGGATGGTAAAAACCTCCGTCTCTATCAAGCTGTGGTGGATGCCAGAAAACTACTAGATGAACTTTCAGATCCTGAAACATCT AAACTAGTGGGAGAAGTGTTCAACATTGTCAGCCAGCAATCCACTGCTAGACCTGGATGTATCATAGAGTTGGATGTCATCACGAACCAG TGTGGCACCAATACTCAGCTGCTGCATGTGTTCCAAGAGGACTTCATTCTAGGTTACAAACCCCAGGAAGAAGAGGTCCACATGCCAGCCTTTCCATCTGGTGAAG ATTACCAACCTGCCCCCTTCTCTGAGAAGTTCTTCCTGGTGGTGATAGAAAAGGATCTGAACAGAAACTCTGTCCTGCAGATGTGGCACCTGCACCTGAAGTCGGTGCAGGCCTGTGTTG ATGAGCAAAGCCCAGATTACAGCTTCCAAAGCCAGCTAATGGTTCCGTACCAAGTAGTGAATGCTGACTCATCTCCAGAGACTTCTCCTATTAGACCTTTGCCACGGTCGGCCTCAACAGCCAATTTACAGTCAGCAAGCAAACTCATCCTGAGCTCCAAACTGGTGTACAGCAAACGTCTTGACCTGCCCCATGGGGTAGAGGTTACCAGAGCCACCCCTTCTGCAG GCCATCTGAGTTCCTCCTCCATCTACCCTGTGTGCCTCGCTCCCTACCTGATTGTTACCACCTGCTCCGACTCTCGCGTGCGGTTCTGGCACTGTGCTGTGGAGAGCGATGAAGGATACAGCGAAGATGAGCAAGACAACCGAGTGTACCGCTGGGAGCCCTGGGCTCTAATGAACGAAGAGGAAGACAACAACAGTGCAGTCAGTGTGTCTGGACGACCTGTTGCTGTGTCCTGCTCTTACACTGGCAGATTAGCTGTGGCTTTTAAAAAGCCACCACAAGGACAG CTGCATGGTTCTGCGGAGGACTTCTCCATGCATGTGTCCATCTATGAGTGTGAGTCTACTGGGGGCTCTGAATGGGTTTTAGAGCAAACCCTCCACCTTGATGACTTCACCAGGCCTTCATCCACCTTAGATCCAAGAGTCAGCGTGGACTCCAACCTCTTCGTTTACAGCAG GTCTGACCTGTACATGAGCAGAGACCATAGTTCCCCCAACATTAAACACTACGTCCACCTAGACTGGCTGTCAAAGGAGGATGGATCTCACATCCTCACTGTAGGAGTTGGATCCAACATTCTTATGTATGGCCGTATCTCTGGCATGGTCAATGAGCAGACTAGCAGCAAGGAAGGGGTGGCAGTCATCACTCTTCCTTTAGGTGGCAGCATTAAGCAGGGTATCCGGTCACGCTGGATCCTCCTCCGATCCATCGACCTTCTGTCCTCTGTGGACGGCACACCCTCTTTACCTGTCTCCTTGTCCTGGGTGAGAGACGGCATTCTGGTGGTGGGCATGGACTGTGAAATGCATGTATATGCCCAGTGGTACCAGGACAAGAAGCCTGGTGTTGGAGAGGAGGATAACTTGTCTGTAGACAATGCTGGAGGTCAAACCacaggttcttcctcagtgtttGAGGGGAGAGCCAGGTCCAAGAGTGTGTTTGAGGGAAATACAGTGGTGGATGAGGCTCTGCGTGCCCCTACGGGCCTTCAGGAAGGAGGACTGTTTGAGGCAGCTCACTCGCTGTCGCCCACTCTACCCCAGTACCATCCCACCCAGCTACTGGAACTCATGGACCTGGGCAAGGTTCGCCGAGCTAAG GCTATCCTTGCTCACCTGGTGAAATGCATTGCTGGTGAAGTTGCTGTGGTGAGGGATGTGgaggcaggtgagggtggagcaagAAGACACCTGTCCAGGACAATCAGTGTGACTGGCAGCACTGCAAAGGACACCATTGTGGCCGGTCGTGATGGAGGCAGGGACTACACAGAAATCAACTCCATACCTCCCTTACCACTCTATTCTCTCATGTTGGCGGACTTGGACACCTCGTACAAGGTGGGAGAAGAGGCGGGTAAAGGAGCAAAGGTGGTAGATGGTGATGGATCACAGAAGTCTACGGAAGACCAGTATTCTGACCTCTTCCAG GTCCAAACAGTGACCACGGATGACTTTGTGAACTTTGCCTCTGACAAACCTGAGAAAAAGTCTAGAGTTATCAACCTCTCTCAATATGGACCAACCTATTTTGGACCAGAGCACGCTCAG GTATTATCTAGTCACCTCATGCACTCCAGTTTACCAGGCCTGACCAGATTAGAGCAGATGTTCTTGGTGGCCTTAGCTGATACTGTGGCTACCACCAGCGCTGAGGTCCCCAGCTCCACGGATCAGCAGTACACAG GTGCAGAGGCCCTTGATGAGTGTGGGTTGAGGTACCTGCTGGCCATGCGCCTTCATACCTGCCTGCTCACATCTCTGCCCCCCTTGTACCGcatgcagctgctccaccagg GCCTATCGACATGCCATTTTGCATGGGCCTTCCAttcagaggcagaggaggagctgtTAAACATGATCCCAGCCATGCAGAGAGGTGATCCACAGTGGTCAGAGCTCAGAGCCGTCGGCGTGGGCTGGTGGATACGCAACATCAACACACTGCGGAAAATGGTGGAGAAG TTGGGTAAAGCTGCTTTCCAGAGACACAACGACCCCTTGGATGCTGCGTTGTTCTACTTGGCCATGAAGAAGAAAGCTGTCCTGTGGGGGCTTTTCAG GTCGCAGCATGATGAGAAGATGACGcagttctttaaaaacaacttcAGCGAAGACCGATGGAGGAAGGCAGCTTTGAAAAATGCCTTTTCCCTGCTGGGAAAACAGCGTTTTGAACAATCTGCTGCTTTCTTCCTGTTGGCCGGATCACTCAAAGATGCTATTGAG GTAttgatggagaagatggaggatcTCCAGCTTGCCATGATAGTCGCACGGCTGTACGAGGCCGATTTTGAGAATTCATCAACCTGCCAAGGCCTCCTCAATGAGAAGGTCCTGGGCTGTAACAGAGATGGAAGCGGCTACCACTGCTCCAGATTGCACCCCGACCCATTCCTCCGCAGCATAGCCTACTGGATCACAAAGGATTACACCCGAGCCCTGGACACACTGTTGGAGAGGATTCCTAAAGAGGATGACGAGAATCCTG ATGTGATGGTGAAATCTTGCAACCCTGTGGTGTTTAGCTTCTATAACTACCTGAGGACTCATCCTTTAATCATCCGTCGTCACTTTGCAAATCCAGATGGCACAGCAACAACTGTAGGCCTCACTGCTGAGAAGAGCAGTGCAGATGAGATCAACCTTATAGAGCGCAAACTGTTCTTCACCACTGCTAATGCACACTTTAAG GTGGGCTGCCCAGTTCTGGCTTTGGAAGTGCTTTCTAAAATTCCCAAGATAACCAAAAAATGTAGCTCCTCATCCATGAGCAAAGCATCATCAAAAACCAACTTGAACTCAGGCAAACCTCTGGAAAACGGCACCCAGGGAGGTGTCGACTGGGGCTCCTCAGCAGTTTCTGCCCCTTCCTGGGGAGGAAATGACAGTGGGGCTGGGTTTGACTGGAGCCGGCCTGTAACCAAAGCAGAAGATGATGAGCTGAAACTAGACTGGGGCAATGATAAGGATGACGATgttgaggatgaggatgaggatgatggtctCACTATGAAGAAACCAGAGACTAATGATGGAGGCTCAGAGCGTGGTGGAACCAAACTGCAGAGGGAAAACTCACAG GGCGAGTCAGAGGTTGACGTGATTGCAGAGCAGCTGAAGTTCCGTGCTTGTCTGAAAATCCTAATGACGGAGCTGCGCACGCTGGCCACAGGCTTTgaggtggatggagggaaaCTCCGATTTCAGCTTTACAGTTGGCTGGAAAAAGAGATTGCTGCCATGCATAACATCTGCAATTACAAA GTGGAGGGAAAGGAAGAGGATTCAGGATTTGAGCGTTTTGGAGAGCGTACGACATCGGTAGACATATCGGATGATGCCCTGGAGAATTTAGATGTTGACGCCTTAGAGCGGCACCAGCTGGAGCGTCGGCGCCTGCAGGCCAAGCAGCAGCACTTTGAACGGCGCAAGGCCTGGTTGAGGAAGAACCAAGCCCTGCTGAGGGTGTTTCTGTCCTACTGTAGCCTTCATGGAGCCAAGGGTGGAGGGGTCACCTCTGTCCGCATGGagctcctgttcctgctgcaggagagTCAGCAG GAGCTTACGGTCAAGCAGCTGCagtctcctctgcctcttcccACTACACTGCCTCTGTTGTCTGCTTGCATTGCCCCTACGAAGACCGTCATAGCTAATCCCGTTCTTCATCTCAGCAACCACATCCGTGACATCCTCCACACCATCACTCTGATGGAGGCCCCACCACATCCTGACTTCCTGGACGATCAG GTTAATGCTCTGCACACATTGGCAGCATCACTGTCTGCCTGCATTTATCAAGCGTTGTGTGACAGCCATAGTTACAG cagccAGACAGAGGCAAACCAGTTCACAGGGATGGTGTACCAGGGCCTGCTGCTCAGTGAGAGAAAGCGACTACGCACAGAAAGCATCGAGGAGCACATAACTCCTAATTCTGCTCCTGCACAATGGCCAG GTGTGACGTCGCTGATCTCTTTGTTGACTTCTGCCAGAGAGGAGGACCAGCCGAGGCTCAGCGTGCTTCTGTGCGAAGCTGTCGTGGCTGTTTATCTCTCATTGCTCATTCATGGTCTGGGCACTCATAGTAGCAACGAACTCTTCCGCCTGGCAGCACATCCTCTCAACAACCGCATGTGGGCTGCTGTTTTTGGGGGAGGGGCCAAAGTCATTATTAAGCCAAAGAGGCCTGAGCTTCCACCAG TTCCGCCAGCAGAGGATGTGGATCGATACAGACGTAGGTTCAACATGCGGATGCTTGTCCCTGGTCGCCCAGTGAAGGAAAGCCCGGCCACCCCACCTCCTGTTCCCACAGACAGACCCACCTACAGGGAGAAGTTCATTCCACCAGAGCTGAGCATGTGGGATTATTTTGTGGCCAAA CCCTTTCTGCCCCTGTCGGACAGCAACGCTCTGTGTGATTCAGACGAAAGCGgtgcagaggaggatgaagatgacgatgacgCCTTCCTTTCTGACACACAGATGACGGAGCACTCTGATCCCAACTCCTACAG CTGGGCTTTGATCCGCCTGGTCATGGTGAAACTGGCTCACCACAACATCAAGAATTTCCTCCCTCTTGCAGGCCTTGACTTCACAG AGCTGCCAGTAACGTCCCCCCTCAGTAATGCTGTGATAAAGACTCTGGAGAACTGGGAGCAGCTTCTGCTGGATCGGATGAACAAATTCGAAGGGCCTCCTCCCAACTACATCAATACGTATCCCACTGACCTGAGCGCAGGAGGTGGTCCCGCCATTCTCCGCCACAAGGCCATGCTGGAGCCAGACAACACACCCTTCAA GACAAAGAACCACCAGTCCTTCCCAGCCCGACGTCTTTGGCATTTTCTTGTCAAACAGGACGTTCTCCAAGAGACATTAATCCGTTACATTTTTacaaagaagaggaagcagagtGAG GTGGAGGCCGATCTGGGTTATCCAGGGGGCAAAGCTAAAATCATTCACAAGGAGTCTGATATAATTATGGCATTTGCTATAAATAAG GCTAACTCTAATGAAATAGTGCTGGCCTCCACTCATGATGTCCAGGAGGTGGACGTGTCCACCCTGGTGGCTGTCCAGCCCTTCACCTGGATAGGAGATGACTTTGATAAGGAGTCTCGCAG CTCTGATGACATAGACCATCGATCTTCTCATACAAACATCGCCCAGGCCAGCTCCGTTCCCTTTGCCCCACCGCAGATGCCAGTCTCTGCATCCATGCCTTGGCTGGGCAGTGGGCAAACCAGCATGGGTGCCAGTGTG